A stretch of the Streptosporangium sp. NBC_01755 genome encodes the following:
- a CDS encoding macrolide family glycosyltransferase, with translation MAKHFLFMVHPDHGHVIPNLAVVSELVRRGNRVSYLTGDMMVGIVEEAGATALRYDSKYRDSDFLNLARDPLYLLSVLLDESADMLAALESYPADDLPDMIVYDTSILYAGRILARKWNRPATQLIPMFASNANFSYLNAIYNSDGAEQSMPGWVDDMFARISALAGVHGVDVPPAELWWEIQDFSIVNMPRSFQYVGDSFDERFAFVGPCLGERNFLGEWQPPASGLPVALVSFGAVFNEYPDFFQMCVRTFTDVPWHVVITVADGMDPADLGPLPPNIEAHRWMPHHKVLQHASVAVTHGGMGTVMEALHSGCPMVVVPTSSIDAVAARRIEELNLGRAIPPEEVTGELLLQAVLEVAGSEVIQRCTGEMQKDLHAAGGTLRAADELEKYLLRIK, from the coding sequence ATGGCGAAACATTTCCTCTTCATGGTTCATCCCGACCATGGCCACGTGATCCCCAACCTGGCCGTGGTGTCGGAGCTGGTCCGCAGAGGAAACCGCGTCTCCTATCTGACCGGAGACATGATGGTGGGCATCGTGGAGGAGGCCGGCGCCACCGCGCTGCGCTACGACTCGAAGTACCGGGACTCGGACTTCCTGAACCTGGCGCGCGACCCGCTCTACCTGCTCTCGGTCCTGCTCGACGAGAGCGCGGACATGCTGGCGGCGCTGGAGTCCTACCCGGCCGACGACCTCCCCGACATGATCGTCTACGACACCTCCATCCTCTACGCCGGGCGCATCCTGGCCAGGAAGTGGAACCGGCCCGCGACCCAGCTCATCCCGATGTTCGCGTCGAACGCGAACTTCTCGTACCTGAACGCGATCTACAACTCCGACGGGGCCGAGCAGTCCATGCCGGGCTGGGTGGACGACATGTTCGCCCGGATCAGCGCCCTGGCCGGCGTGCACGGGGTCGACGTCCCGCCCGCGGAGCTGTGGTGGGAGATCCAGGACTTCAGCATCGTCAACATGCCGCGGTCCTTCCAGTACGTCGGTGACAGCTTCGACGAGCGGTTCGCGTTCGTGGGGCCGTGCCTGGGCGAGCGGAACTTCCTGGGCGAGTGGCAGCCGCCGGCCAGTGGGCTTCCGGTCGCGCTCGTCTCGTTCGGCGCGGTCTTCAACGAGTATCCGGACTTCTTCCAGATGTGCGTACGGACCTTCACCGACGTTCCGTGGCACGTGGTGATCACGGTCGCGGACGGGATGGACCCCGCCGACCTGGGGCCGCTGCCCCCCAACATCGAGGCGCACCGGTGGATGCCGCACCACAAGGTGCTCCAGCACGCCTCGGTGGCCGTCACCCACGGGGGCATGGGCACCGTGATGGAGGCGCTGCACTCCGGCTGCCCCATGGTGGTCGTCCCGACGTCGTCCATCGACGCGGTGGCCGCCCGGCGGATCGAGGAGCTGAACCTCGGCCGGGCCATCCCGCCGGAGGAGGTCACCGGGGAACTGCTGCTCCAGGCGGTGCTGGAGGTGGCGGGCAGCGAGGTCATCCAGCGGTGCACGGGGGAGATGCAGAAGGATCTGCATGCCGCGGGCGGCACTCTGCGGGCCGCCGACGAGCTTGAGAAGTACCTGCTGCGGATCAAGTGA
- a CDS encoding AfsR/SARP family transcriptional regulator encodes MGEPLEFRIMGPLGVFRKGEELRIGGPRERAILASLVLNAGRVVGVDRLIEAVWGGHAPQSARGQIAICVSRLRRALGDRADDIMTSSPGYLLRAAPEQIDRLRFDDLVARARRQAAGGDREGAIAVLRDALSLWRGTPFEDIHSMRYDAARLRESRLEAIEACLELELELGNHLKVIAELVPVVEEHPLRERARAQLMLAQYRSGRRAESLRTYQEGRRHLVEQVGLEPGPELRRLHDQILRDESALMEVPVARRAEEFVVPSQLPPQALPFAGRVAELAVLDDALRFSPEATGPGTVVVTGLGGFGKTALALRWAHRRIAQFPDGQLFADLQGDEGAAALAPGVVADRFLRALGVAGHAIPEDLSEKLALYRSRTAHRRLLVVLDNARDSAQVIPLLPGGAHCRVIVTSRDPLDEFVARQGAHREFVRPLGFEESRALAVMLVGTARMEAGQEAMTRLAVSSSGCPLTLRMAAARLCSGSYRGSFDELAGHAGYDGYDGYDLARMVPRASVSAFADASAPGERQPM; translated from the coding sequence ATGGGTGAACCACTCGAGTTTCGGATCATGGGGCCGCTCGGGGTGTTCAGGAAGGGCGAGGAGCTCCGGATCGGCGGCCCCCGGGAGCGCGCGATCCTGGCCAGCCTGGTGCTGAACGCGGGCCGCGTCGTCGGGGTGGACCGGCTGATCGAGGCGGTGTGGGGCGGGCACGCCCCGCAGAGCGCCCGCGGGCAGATCGCCATCTGCGTGTCGCGGCTGCGCAGGGCGCTGGGGGACCGGGCGGACGACATCATGACGTCGAGCCCCGGCTACCTGCTCAGGGCGGCCCCCGAGCAGATCGACAGGCTCCGCTTCGACGACCTCGTGGCGCGGGCGCGCCGGCAGGCCGCCGGGGGCGATCGGGAGGGCGCGATCGCCGTGCTGCGGGACGCGCTCTCCCTGTGGCGGGGAACCCCGTTCGAGGACATCCACAGCATGCGCTACGACGCGGCCCGGCTGCGGGAGTCGCGGCTGGAGGCGATCGAGGCGTGCCTGGAGCTGGAGCTCGAACTCGGCAACCACCTCAAGGTGATCGCGGAACTGGTTCCCGTGGTGGAGGAGCACCCGCTCAGGGAGCGCGCCCGGGCGCAGCTGATGCTGGCCCAGTACCGTTCGGGGCGTCGCGCCGAGTCACTGCGGACCTACCAGGAGGGCCGGCGACACCTGGTGGAACAGGTCGGGCTCGAACCCGGCCCGGAGCTGAGGCGGTTGCACGACCAGATCCTGCGGGACGAGTCCGCGCTGATGGAGGTGCCGGTGGCGCGGCGGGCGGAGGAGTTCGTCGTCCCCTCCCAGCTTCCGCCGCAGGCCCTGCCGTTCGCCGGGCGCGTCGCGGAGCTCGCCGTCCTGGACGACGCGCTCCGCTTCTCCCCGGAGGCGACCGGTCCGGGAACGGTGGTCGTGACGGGACTGGGCGGTTTCGGGAAGACCGCGCTGGCCCTGCGGTGGGCGCACCGCAGGATCGCTCAGTTTCCCGACGGGCAGCTCTTCGCCGACCTGCAGGGGGACGAGGGCGCGGCGGCCTTGGCCCCCGGTGTCGTCGCCGACCGTTTCCTGCGCGCGCTCGGCGTGGCCGGCCATGCCATCCCGGAGGATCTCAGCGAGAAGCTGGCCCTGTACCGCAGCAGGACGGCGCACCGGCGGCTGCTCGTCGTGCTGGACAACGCCCGTGACAGCGCCCAGGTCATCCCCCTGCTGCCGGGCGGCGCGCACTGCCGGGTGATCGTCACGAGCCGGGATCCGCTCGACGAGTTCGTGGCCCGCCAGGGCGCACACCGGGAGTTCGTCCGGCCGCTGGGGTTCGAGGAGTCCAGGGCGCTGGCGGTGATGCTGGTCGGCACCGCCAGGATGGAGGCCGGGCAGGAGGCGATGACCAGGCTCGCGGTCAGCTCCTCGGGATGCCCGCTGACCCTGCGGATGGCGGCGGCGCGGCTCTGCTCGGGGTCCTACCGGGGATCCTTCGACGAGCTCGCCGGCCATGCCGGCTACGACGGCTACGACGGCTACGACCTGGCCAGGATGGTGCCCAGGGCGTCGGTCAGCGCGTTCGCCGACGCCTCCGCGCCGGGGGAGCGCCAGCCGATGTGA
- a CDS encoding FAD-dependent monooxygenase: MDELDVEVLIVGGGPVGLSASIELSRYGISSLLVERHQGTSLFPKARLISTRTMELVRAWGIQDEVERAGLPREETLAVGVGTSLTDDDFLRAVAPLHEDAPQSPTYTYICAQDRFEVILRALAEAQPGADVRFDTTMMEMRKTADGVEAVVESAGARRLVRARYLVAADGGRSTTRDALGIAMTGPPPLGNMISVMFDADLGPLLRDRQAALYFLLSNPPCAVEAVDNRRRWMIQTGYDPAHGGSPDDFTEEVCVAAVRSAAGIPDLAVDIVGIMPWLQQAVVADEFRSGPVFLAGDAAHVATPQGGFGMNCGIQDAHNLGWKLAAVLRGTAGEALLDTYTPERRPISDRTVTESLNNALITFQMMEGRLTMQESIDRQAGRRSSEGLVLGFHYDSAAVVADGTPAPEPADPYRTYLPTARPGHRMPHVWLSRRGGQVSTLDLLGGSFTLMTSAGTGWAQAAKQAAQDTGVAVTTLEISADNSTELTSPTWAEEFGVGTAGAVLVRPDGHIGWRSPGAEASANALTDALGTILARS, translated from the coding sequence ATGGACGAGCTCGATGTCGAGGTGTTGATTGTCGGAGGCGGCCCGGTCGGCCTGTCCGCCTCGATCGAGCTTTCGAGGTACGGGATATCCTCACTGCTCGTCGAAAGGCACCAGGGCACCTCCCTATTTCCCAAGGCCCGCCTCATTTCCACCAGGACAATGGAATTGGTCCGGGCGTGGGGAATTCAGGACGAGGTCGAACGCGCGGGACTGCCCCGCGAGGAGACCCTGGCGGTGGGCGTCGGAACGTCGCTGACCGACGACGACTTCCTGCGGGCGGTCGCGCCCCTGCACGAGGACGCCCCGCAGAGCCCGACCTACACCTACATCTGCGCTCAGGACCGTTTCGAGGTGATCCTGCGCGCGCTCGCCGAGGCGCAGCCGGGCGCCGACGTCCGTTTCGACACGACCATGATGGAGATGCGGAAGACCGCCGACGGCGTCGAGGCGGTGGTCGAGTCCGCGGGGGCCCGCCGCCTCGTCCGCGCCCGCTACCTGGTGGCCGCCGACGGCGGCCGGAGCACCACGAGGGACGCGCTCGGCATCGCCATGACCGGTCCTCCCCCGCTGGGCAACATGATCAGCGTCATGTTCGACGCCGACCTGGGGCCGCTGCTCCGCGATCGCCAGGCCGCGCTGTACTTCCTGCTCAGCAACCCGCCGTGCGCGGTGGAGGCGGTGGACAACCGGCGCCGGTGGATGATCCAGACCGGGTACGACCCGGCGCACGGCGGCAGCCCCGACGACTTCACCGAGGAGGTATGCGTCGCGGCGGTGCGGTCCGCGGCGGGCATCCCCGACCTGGCGGTGGACATCGTGGGCATCATGCCCTGGCTCCAGCAGGCCGTGGTCGCCGACGAGTTCCGCAGCGGCCCGGTCTTCCTCGCGGGGGACGCGGCACACGTGGCCACCCCGCAGGGCGGGTTCGGCATGAACTGCGGCATCCAGGACGCGCACAACCTCGGCTGGAAGCTCGCCGCCGTGCTCCGCGGCACCGCGGGGGAGGCGCTGCTCGACACCTACACGCCCGAGCGGCGCCCGATCTCCGACCGTACGGTCACCGAGAGCCTGAACAACGCGCTGATCACCTTCCAGATGATGGAGGGCCGCCTCACCATGCAGGAGTCGATCGACCGGCAGGCGGGCCGGCGCAGCTCGGAGGGCCTGGTGCTCGGCTTCCACTACGACTCCGCCGCCGTCGTCGCGGACGGGACGCCCGCGCCCGAGCCGGCCGACCCCTACCGGACCTACCTGCCGACCGCCCGCCCCGGTCACCGCATGCCCCACGTCTGGCTGTCGCGGCGGGGCGGTCAGGTCTCCACCCTGGACCTGCTGGGCGGCTCGTTCACCCTGATGACGTCCGCGGGCACCGGCTGGGCACAGGCCGCCAAGCAGGCGGCCCAGGACACCGGGGTCGCCGTCACCACCTTGGAGATCTCCGCCGACAACTCGACGGAGCTCACCTCACCGACGTGGGCGGAGGAGTTCGGCGTGGGCACCGCCGGAGCCGTACTCGTCCGCCCCGACGGTCACATCGGCTGGCGCTCCCCCGGCGCGGAGGCGTCGGCGAACGCGCTGACCGACGCCCTGGGCACCATCCTGGCCAGGTCGTAG
- the fabG gene encoding 3-oxoacyl-ACP reductase FabG: protein MALVTGGSRGIGRAVALDLAREGAHVVVNYLSSEQDAKDVVAQIEQEGGSATAVRADVTKEEEVQRLFRDLRSEHGRLDVLVTSAGITRDRHLIAMSLEQFREPMDVNVTGTFLSCREALRIMQHQRRGSIVTLSSVSGLDGGFPGQTNYVASKGAIIAFSKALSKEAAPHGVRVNIVAPGFVATDMTRSVPAQIRKQYESRIRIGRMGRPDEIASIVSFLASEKASYVTGEVIVAHGGGLG, encoded by the coding sequence GTGGCCCTGGTAACAGGCGGGTCGCGCGGAATCGGGCGGGCTGTGGCGCTCGATCTGGCCAGGGAAGGCGCTCACGTCGTGGTCAACTACCTGAGCTCCGAACAGGACGCCAAGGACGTCGTCGCCCAGATCGAGCAGGAGGGTGGCAGCGCGACGGCCGTGCGGGCCGACGTCACCAAGGAGGAGGAGGTCCAGCGACTCTTCCGCGACCTGCGGTCGGAACACGGCCGCCTGGACGTGCTGGTGACCAGCGCCGGCATCACCCGCGACCGGCATCTCATCGCCATGAGCCTTGAGCAGTTCCGCGAGCCGATGGACGTCAACGTCACAGGCACCTTCCTGAGCTGCAGGGAGGCCCTCCGGATCATGCAGCACCAGCGCCGCGGCTCGATCGTGACGCTGTCGTCGGTCAGCGGGCTCGACGGTGGTTTCCCCGGCCAGACGAACTACGTGGCGTCGAAGGGGGCGATCATCGCCTTCAGCAAGGCGCTGTCCAAGGAGGCGGCGCCGCACGGCGTCCGGGTCAACATCGTGGCACCCGGGTTCGTCGCCACCGACATGACCCGCAGCGTGCCGGCCCAGATCAGGAAGCAGTACGAGTCCCGCATCCGGATAGGCCGGATGGGGCGGCCCGATGAGATCGCGTCGATCGTGAGCTTCCTCGCCTCGGAGAAGGCGTCGTACGTCACCGGCGAGGTGATCGTCGCCCACGGCGGCGGCCTGGGGTGA
- a CDS encoding acyl carrier protein gives MTIDELRARAAQRQQACDQIKKMIVTRLDLEIEPNWITDDQPLFGRGLELDSLDILELYVAIEAEFGVALYDSEMAVFGSVSRLAETIKPELRAAAAV, from the coding sequence ATGACCATCGACGAGCTGCGCGCCAGGGCTGCCCAGCGTCAGCAGGCGTGTGACCAGATCAAGAAGATGATCGTGACCCGGCTGGATCTGGAGATCGAGCCGAACTGGATCACCGACGACCAGCCCCTGTTCGGCCGCGGCCTTGAGCTGGACAGCCTGGACATCCTTGAGCTCTACGTCGCCATCGAGGCGGAGTTCGGGGTGGCCCTCTACGACAGCGAGATGGCGGTCTTCGGCTCGGTGTCCCGGCTCGCGGAGACGATCAAGCCCGAACTGCGAGCGGCAGCCGCGGTATGA
- the fabZ gene encoding 3-hydroxyacyl-ACP dehydratase FabZ, with translation MTVAQSSRESLSLNNDQIRELIPHRWPMLLLDRVDKVEPGVKGTAIKNVTGTEIWFQGHFPDEAILPGVVVIEAMAQLAGVVFSLTGTSKISYLAGVRSMRFRRRIVPGDQLVLTAERSAGGRGFGEYRVSARVDGNVAAEGIITIADPAAGSTHGEV, from the coding sequence ATGACCGTTGCCCAGTCGTCACGGGAATCGCTCAGCCTGAACAACGACCAGATCAGGGAGCTGATCCCGCATCGCTGGCCGATGCTGCTGCTCGACCGCGTCGACAAGGTCGAGCCGGGCGTCAAAGGCACGGCGATCAAGAACGTCACCGGGACCGAGATCTGGTTCCAGGGGCATTTCCCCGACGAGGCGATCCTGCCGGGCGTCGTGGTCATCGAGGCGATGGCCCAGCTCGCCGGAGTGGTCTTCTCGCTCACCGGGACAAGCAAGATCAGTTATTTGGCGGGGGTCAGGTCGATGCGCTTCCGCCGCCGGATCGTCCCCGGTGACCAGCTGGTCCTGACCGCGGAGCGAAGCGCGGGCGGCAGAGGCTTCGGGGAGTACCGGGTCTCGGCGCGAGTGGACGGAAACGTCGCCGCCGAAGGAATCATCACGATCGCCGACCCGGCGGCCGGCAGCACTCATGGAGAGGTGTGA